DNA from Variovorax sp. V213:
ATTATTCGAGGGACACCTCGCGCACGCCGACCACGCCATTGCCCGGCGCCTTCAACGGCGGCCCCGGGCGCACGACCGACATGGGCGGCTCGGGCTGGCACACCTTCAAGGCGGCTGGTACGTGGCGGCCCACCGGCTCGGCCGAGGGGGTGGGCGCGCACGTGGTCGACTTCGGCTTCCAGCAGGACACGGCGCGCCTGCGCACCAGCGTCGGCAACACGCTCGACTGGACCGACGGGCCGGCGGTGACGCCGTTTTCGGCCTTCAACGGCAACACGCGGCTCCAGTCGCTCTACGTGCAGGACACCTGGCGCTTTGCCAGGAACTGGAAGACCACGCTGGGCCTGCGCCACGAGCGATGGGAGGCCTATGGCGGCCAGCTCGGTAGCGCGACCAGGTTGCTCGACTTTGCGCCGCGCAAGAACAGCTACGACTCGCCCAAGGCGGCCATCGCCTGGCAGGCTACGCAGGATTGGCTGTTCAAGGCCTCGACCGGCCGCGCGGTGCGCATGCCGACCGTGAGCGAGCTCTACCAGGGCTCGATCGACGGCAACCGCATCGTCAACACGAATCCGGATTTGCGGCCGGAGCGTTCGTGGACCACGGAGCTCAGCGCCGAGCGCGATCTGAAAACATGGGGGCTCGACGGCGTCCTGCGCACCACGCTCTTCTTCGAAAACACCAAGGACGCGCTCTACAGCCAGGCACTCAGCAATCTCGTGAACACGGTGCAGAACATCGATGCCATCCGCACGCGGGGGCTCGAGGTGGCGCTGAACGCGGTCGACGCAGGTGTCAAGGGGCTGGACTTGAGCGGCAGCCTCACGCTGACGCGATCGAAGATCGCCGCTAGCAGCGGCTTTCCCGGCAGCGTAGGCCATGAACAGCCGCGCATTCCGAAGGTGCGGGCCACGCTGCTCGCCACTTACCGGCCCGACGCGAGATGGAGCTACACGGTCGGCGCGCGCTACAGCGGCAGGCAATACGGCACGCTGGACAACAGCGACACGAGCGGCGCTGCGTATACGGGCTTTTCGAAGTTCTTCGTGGTCGATGCGCGCATACGCTATCGCATCGACCGGCAATGGAGTGCCGCCGTGGGCATCGACAACCTGAACAACAACAAGTACTGGGCCTTCCATCCCTACACGCAACGCACCTACGTGGCCGAACTCAAGTTCGACCTCTGACCTTCTCTCTCTTTTCACCGCTTTCTTCAAGGAGTTCCAGATGAACCATCCGCGCATCACCCTCAAGTCCGTTGCCGCATGCGCCATGCTGGCGAGCGCCGCAACCTCGTTCGCCCACGTCACCCTGCCGCGCGGCGGCGTCACCGTCGGCAGCGACTACGACGCCGCCTTCCGCGTGGGCCATGCCTGCGAAGGCGCCAAGGCCACCACCGGCCTGGCCGTCCGCCTGCCCAAGGGCTTCATCCTGAGCGACGCGCAGGCGCGCAAGGGTTGGAAGCTCGACGTGCAGAAGAATGTCGGCGACGGCGAAGTGCGCTGGACCGCGGAAAGCCCGCAAACGGCGCTGCCTGCCAGCGAACGCGCCGAATTCGTGCTGCGCGGCAAGGTGCCCGGCACGCCGGGGCCGCTGTGGTTCAAGGTGCTGCAGACCTGCGACGTGGGCCGCATCGACTGGGCCGAGGTGCCGGCGTCGGGCAACTCGACCGCCGGGCTCAAGACCCCTGCCGCCAGGCTCGACGTGGTAGCGCAGGGCGTGGCCACGGTCGACGTGCGCGATGCCTGGGTGCGCCAATCGGTACCGGGCCAGAGCGGCACCGGCGCCTTCAT
Protein-coding regions in this window:
- a CDS encoding TonB-dependent receptor, giving the protein MAFPLGAPVWAQNAPDPSEDGSGARTLSTVTVSDGRPTSLPTQIPTTVEGVTHEQIAETVNATDSEDALKYLPSLVVRKRYIGDFNHAVLATRASGTGNSARSMVYADGIMLSNPLGNGATYAPRWGMVSPEEIERVDVLYGPFSAAYPGNSVGAVVDYVTRMPTKLEAHVKLSGFASNFDLYNSHSSPAGQQLDLSLGSRSGDWSWWLSASRTHSKGQALVFGNRLVSAGTVGNAGTPVTGAVLGLNPSNQPWWLVGGSTLYDTTQEQAKLKVAYDFSPTVRATYTLGAWNNTTHGSVDTYLRDGLGRPVYSGRVNIAGRIYNLDSPSAALAPTETALTHYMHGLSVKSHTGGVFDWEVAASLFDYSRDTSRTPTTPLPGAFNGGPGRTTDMGGSGWHTFKAAGTWRPTGSAEGVGAHVVDFGFQQDTARLRTSVGNTLDWTDGPAVTPFSAFNGNTRLQSLYVQDTWRFARNWKTTLGLRHERWEAYGGQLGSATRLLDFAPRKNSYDSPKAAIAWQATQDWLFKASTGRAVRMPTVSELYQGSIDGNRIVNTNPDLRPERSWTTELSAERDLKTWGLDGVLRTTLFFENTKDALYSQALSNLVNTVQNIDAIRTRGLEVALNAVDAGVKGLDLSGSLTLTRSKIAASSGFPGSVGHEQPRIPKVRATLLATYRPDARWSYTVGARYSGRQYGTLDNSDTSGAAYTGFSKFFVVDARIRYRIDRQWSAAVGIDNLNNNKYWAFHPYTQRTYVAELKFDL
- a CDS encoding copper chaperone PCu(A)C — encoded protein: MNHPRITLKSVAACAMLASAATSFAHVTLPRGGVTVGSDYDAAFRVGHACEGAKATTGLAVRLPKGFILSDAQARKGWKLDVQKNVGDGEVRWTAESPQTALPASERAEFVLRGKVPGTPGPLWFKVLQTCDVGRIDWAEVPASGNSTAGLKTPAARLDVVAQGVATVDVRDAWVRQSVPGQSGTGAFMKLTAPTGARLVGISTPAAGVAEVHEMKMEGDTMKMRELTGGLDLPAGQTVELKPGGYHVMMMDLKQALAKGSTVPMTLRFEDAKGQKTSLDLALPVGAPEGVDTAAPAHQHKH